A genomic region of Streptomyces sp. R33 contains the following coding sequences:
- the recO gene encoding DNA repair protein RecO — translation MSLFRDDGIVLRTQKLGEADRIITLLTRGHGRVRAVARGVRRTKSKFGAGLEPFSHADVQFFARGSELIGRSLPLCTQTEIIAPYGNGIVTDYARYTAGTAMLETAERFTENEGEPAVQQYLLLIGALRTLSRGEHEPNLILDAFLLRSLAVNGYAPSFTDCAKCGIHGPNRHFSVAAGGVVCGDCRVGGSVVPSSEAIALLSALLTGDWGHADACEARYVREGSGLVSAYLHWHLERGLRSLRYVEK, via the coding sequence ATGAGTCTGTTCCGCGACGATGGCATCGTGCTGCGCACCCAGAAGCTGGGTGAGGCGGACCGCATCATCACGCTGCTGACCCGCGGCCACGGACGGGTGCGGGCCGTCGCCCGCGGAGTACGGCGGACGAAGTCCAAGTTCGGCGCGGGGCTGGAACCTTTCTCCCACGCCGACGTGCAGTTCTTCGCCCGGGGCAGCGAGCTGATCGGCCGCAGCCTCCCCCTGTGCACCCAGACCGAGATCATCGCCCCGTACGGCAACGGCATCGTCACCGACTACGCCCGCTACACCGCCGGCACCGCGATGCTGGAGACCGCCGAGCGGTTCACCGAGAACGAGGGCGAGCCCGCCGTGCAGCAGTACCTGCTGCTGATCGGCGCCCTGCGCACGCTCTCGCGCGGGGAGCACGAGCCGAACCTCATCCTCGACGCGTTCCTGCTGCGCTCGCTCGCCGTCAACGGCTACGCGCCCAGCTTCACGGACTGCGCGAAGTGCGGGATCCACGGCCCCAACCGGCACTTCTCCGTCGCCGCGGGCGGGGTCGTCTGCGGGGACTGCCGGGTCGGCGGCAGCGTCGTACCCTCGTCTGAGGCCATCGCCCTGCTCAGCGCGCTGCTGACGGGCGACTGGGGGCATGCGGACGCCTGCGAGGCGCGGTACGTGCGGGAGGGCAGTGGGCTCGTCTCCGCCTATTTGCACTGGCATCTGGAGCGCGGGCTACGCTCCCTGCGATACGTCGAGAAATAG
- a CDS encoding IS630 family transposase, producing MGRPKAELTLSDEERAALEGWVRRRSTPQAWALRCRIILACAEGVSNKDVAVRLGSTPHAVGRWRARFVQYRIAGLGDMPRSGGPRSVTDEQVAAVVTRTLESTPKNATHWSTRSMAKEMGLSQSSVSRIWRAFGLQPHRSETFKLSTDPYFVDKVHDVVGLYLDPPERALVFCVDEKSQIQALDRSQPVLPMMPGVPERSTHDYVRAGTTTLFAALNVATGKVIGSLHRRHRAEEFKKFLVKLDKEVPAGLDVHLICDNYATHKTPDIKKWLLGHPRFHLHFTPTGSSWLSLVERWFAELTNKQIRRGVHKSVQALEKDIRDWIAAWNTDPKPYVWTKTADEILERLASYLNRIPDSED from the coding sequence ATGGGGCGGCCGAAGGCCGAGTTGACGCTGTCGGACGAGGAACGGGCCGCACTGGAGGGGTGGGTGCGGCGTCGTTCCACGCCGCAGGCGTGGGCTTTGAGGTGCCGGATCATCCTGGCCTGCGCCGAGGGCGTCTCGAACAAGGATGTGGCCGTCCGTCTCGGATCGACGCCTCATGCGGTCGGCCGTTGGCGGGCCCGTTTCGTGCAGTACCGGATCGCGGGCCTGGGAGACATGCCGCGTTCCGGCGGCCCCAGGTCGGTGACGGATGAGCAGGTGGCCGCAGTGGTCACCAGGACGTTGGAGTCCACGCCGAAGAACGCAACGCACTGGTCGACGCGGTCGATGGCGAAGGAAATGGGCCTGTCCCAGTCCTCGGTCTCACGGATCTGGCGGGCGTTCGGCCTGCAGCCGCACCGGTCGGAGACGTTCAAGCTGTCGACCGATCCCTACTTCGTCGACAAGGTCCACGATGTCGTCGGCCTCTACCTGGACCCTCCCGAGCGGGCGCTGGTGTTCTGCGTGGATGAGAAATCGCAGATCCAGGCCCTGGACCGGTCCCAGCCAGTGCTGCCGATGATGCCAGGAGTCCCGGAGCGGTCAACGCACGACTACGTCCGCGCCGGCACGACCACCCTGTTCGCCGCACTCAACGTGGCCACCGGCAAGGTGATCGGCTCCCTGCACCGCCGGCATCGCGCCGAGGAGTTCAAGAAGTTCCTGGTCAAGCTCGACAAGGAAGTGCCTGCCGGTCTGGACGTCCACCTGATCTGCGACAACTACGCCACCCACAAGACGCCGGACATCAAGAAGTGGCTGCTCGGCCACCCCCGGTTCCACCTGCACTTCACGCCGACCGGGTCGTCCTGGCTGAGCCTGGTGGAGCGATGGTTCGCCGAACTCACCAACAAGCAGATACGGCGAGGCGTCCACAAGTCCGTCCAGGCCCTCGAGAAGGACATCCGTGACTGGATCGCCGCTTGGAACACCGACCCCAAGCCCTACGTCTGGACCAAGACCGCAGACGAAATCCTCGAACGCCTCGCCAGCTATCTGAACAGAATTCCCGACTCAGAAGACTAG
- a CDS encoding YcxB family protein: MDIVEQPDGRQGGAAGADGPAVELVYQNTVADFAGALRARAARTGAARRKKWLFSFIGTLSLIGGAALLAGNEPDVGRAVAFLVGGVLLWVIGPLGPRLQARALRGLLEKTGETRAVVDGTGVRLTATACDTRIGWSAQPTYAETDELFVMLSEDKRAVAMTVLPKRGARSPADIDRLRAILDANLRRL, from the coding sequence ATGGACATTGTTGAACAACCGGACGGGCGGCAGGGCGGCGCAGCCGGCGCGGACGGCCCGGCGGTCGAGCTCGTCTACCAGAACACCGTGGCCGACTTCGCCGGCGCGCTCCGGGCGCGGGCCGCCCGCACGGGGGCGGCGCGCCGCAAGAAATGGCTGTTCAGCTTCATCGGGACGCTGTCCCTGATCGGCGGCGCCGCGCTGCTCGCGGGCAACGAACCCGATGTCGGCCGGGCCGTGGCCTTCCTCGTCGGCGGCGTGCTCCTGTGGGTCATCGGCCCCCTCGGCCCGCGTCTGCAGGCCCGGGCCCTGCGCGGACTGCTGGAGAAGACGGGAGAGACCCGGGCCGTCGTCGACGGCACCGGGGTCCGGTTGACGGCGACCGCCTGCGACACCCGCATCGGCTGGTCGGCGCAGCCCACGTACGCGGAGACGGACGAGCTGTTCGTCATGCTCAGCGAGGACAAGCGGGCCGTGGCCATGACCGTGCTGCCGAAGCGCGGGGCCCGGAGCCCGGCGGACATCGACCGGCTGCGGGCGATCCTGGACGCGAACCTGAGGCGGCTCTAG
- a CDS encoding Fur family transcriptional regulator — MATAPGEMNTAPVRGRSTRQRAAVAAALDEVDEFRSAQELHDMLKHRGDSVGLTTVYRTLQSLADAGEVDVLRTSDGESVYRRCSTGDHHHHLVCRKCGKAVEVEGPAVEKWAESIAAEHGFVNVAHTVEIFGTCADCAAAAAS, encoded by the coding sequence GTGGCGACTGCGCCTGGCGAGATGAATACCGCGCCAGTACGAGGACGATCCACCCGGCAGCGGGCAGCCGTGGCGGCGGCGCTGGACGAGGTGGACGAGTTCCGCAGCGCCCAGGAGCTGCACGACATGCTCAAGCACCGCGGTGACTCCGTGGGCCTGACGACCGTGTACCGCACCCTCCAGTCGCTCGCCGACGCCGGCGAGGTCGACGTGCTGCGCACCAGCGACGGCGAGTCCGTCTACCGGCGCTGTTCCACCGGGGACCACCACCATCACCTGGTCTGCCGCAAGTGCGGCAAGGCGGTCGAGGTGGAGGGCCCGGCGGTGGAGAAGTGGGCGGAGTCGATCGCGGCGGAGCACGGCTTCGTGAACGTCGCCCACACGGTGGAGATCTTCGGCACCTGCGCCGACTGCGCGGCCGCGGCCGCCTCCTAG
- a CDS encoding isoprenyl transferase: protein MARRGILGRSRREYKVPEPHPSGERPPKIPGELVPNHVAVVMDGNGRWAKERGLPRTEGHKVGEGVVLDVLKGCLEMGVKNLSLYAFSTENWKRSPDEVRFLMNFNRDVIRRRRDEMNELGIRIRWVGRMPKMWKSVVQELQVAQEQTVDNDAMTLYFCVNYGGRAEIADAAQAIARDVAAGKLDPSKVNEKTFAKYMYYPDMPDVDLFLRPSGEQRTSNYLIWQSAYAEMVFQDVLWPDFDRRNLWAACLEYAQRDRRFGGAVPNQAEPGPKA, encoded by the coding sequence ATGGCACGACGCGGGATTCTGGGACGCTCTCGCCGGGAGTACAAGGTTCCCGAGCCGCACCCGTCCGGTGAGCGCCCGCCGAAGATCCCCGGCGAGCTCGTCCCGAACCACGTCGCCGTGGTCATGGACGGCAACGGCCGCTGGGCCAAGGAGCGCGGCCTGCCGCGCACCGAGGGCCACAAGGTCGGCGAGGGCGTCGTGCTCGACGTGCTCAAGGGCTGCCTGGAGATGGGCGTCAAGAACCTCTCCCTGTACGCCTTCTCGACGGAGAACTGGAAGCGCTCGCCCGACGAGGTCCGCTTCCTGATGAACTTCAACCGCGACGTCATCCGGCGCCGCCGCGACGAGATGAACGAGCTGGGCATCCGGATCCGCTGGGTCGGCCGCATGCCGAAGATGTGGAAGTCGGTCGTCCAGGAGCTCCAGGTCGCCCAGGAGCAGACCGTCGACAACGACGCGATGACCCTGTACTTCTGCGTGAACTACGGCGGCCGCGCGGAGATCGCGGACGCGGCGCAGGCGATCGCGCGGGACGTGGCCGCGGGCAAGCTGGACCCGTCGAAGGTCAACGAGAAGACCTTCGCGAAGTACATGTACTACCCGGACATGCCGGACGTCGACCTGTTCCTGCGGCCGAGCGGCGAGCAGCGCACGTCCAACTACCTGATCTGGCAGAGCGCGTACGCCGAGATGGTCTTCCAGGACGTGCTGTGGCCGGACTTCGACCGCCGCAACCTGTGGGCGGCCTGCCTGGAGTACGCCCAGCGCGACCGCCGCTTCGGCGGCGCCGTCCCGAACCAGGCGGAGCCGGGCCCCAAGGCCTGA